A genomic region of Sinobacterium caligoides contains the following coding sequences:
- a CDS encoding NAD(P)/FAD-dependent oxidoreductase: MSQSSPFFDVIVIGGGASGLMCAMTAGRRGRSVLVIDASNKVGKKILMSGGGRCNFTNMEVTPEHYICANPHFVKSALTRYSNWDFIGMVLEHGIAYHERKHGQLFCDDSAKDILTMLLQECEQAGVKVTTHCKTTQVRPPGKEGEYYRLSTSQGELRCASLVIATGSLSIPTMGATGFGHDIARQFAINVLPLRAGLVPFTFSDGFKAITERLSGLALDGTLSCGRHSFSEAILFTHRGLSGPAVLQLSNYWQPGDEICLDLLPSLDMGEWLKAQKSRSPKSLVRTLVGQHLAKALVVELQQLFWPAQSETAIAEATDSQLQQIGDHINGWVLKPSGTEGYRTAEVTLGGVDTDQISSKTFEAKGQPGLYFIGEVLDVSGHLGGFNFQWAWSSGFAAGQYV, encoded by the coding sequence TTGTCCCAATCCAGCCCTTTTTTCGACGTCATCGTGATCGGTGGCGGTGCCTCTGGCCTGATGTGTGCCATGACTGCTGGCCGACGTGGCCGTAGCGTTTTAGTGATCGATGCCAGCAATAAGGTGGGCAAGAAGATTCTGATGTCCGGCGGTGGTCGTTGTAACTTCACCAACATGGAGGTGACACCGGAGCACTATATCTGTGCCAACCCCCACTTCGTCAAGTCGGCGCTGACCCGCTACAGTAACTGGGACTTTATCGGCATGGTGCTCGAGCACGGTATTGCCTACCACGAGCGCAAGCACGGGCAGTTGTTCTGTGATGACTCGGCGAAAGACATCTTGACGATGCTGTTGCAGGAGTGCGAGCAGGCCGGTGTGAAAGTGACGACACATTGCAAAACGACGCAGGTGAGGCCTCCGGGTAAGGAGGGCGAATACTATCGCCTATCGACGAGTCAGGGCGAGCTGCGCTGCGCGTCGCTGGTCATTGCCACCGGTAGCCTGTCGATACCGACGATGGGGGCGACGGGCTTCGGGCACGACATTGCTCGGCAGTTTGCCATTAACGTGTTGCCGCTGCGGGCAGGGCTGGTGCCCTTTACCTTTAGTGATGGCTTTAAGGCGATCACTGAGCGTCTCTCAGGGCTGGCGCTGGATGGCACTCTCAGCTGTGGTCGTCACAGCTTCAGCGAGGCGATTCTCTTTACCCACCGAGGTCTCAGTGGCCCGGCAGTGTTGCAGCTCTCCAACTACTGGCAGCCAGGTGACGAGATCTGTCTGGATCTATTGCCCTCGCTGGATATGGGCGAATGGCTGAAGGCGCAGAAGAGTCGCAGCCCGAAGAGCCTCGTGCGGACACTCGTGGGCCAGCATTTGGCGAAGGCGCTGGTGGTCGAGCTACAGCAGTTGTTCTGGCCGGCACAGAGTGAGACGGCCATTGCCGAAGCCACCGATAGCCAGTTGCAGCAGATCGGTGACCATATTAACGGTTGGGTCTTGAAACCTTCGGGGACAGAAGGTTATCGCACCGCCGAGGTGACGCTGGGCGGTGTCGATACCGATCAGATCTCCTCGAAGACTTTTGAGGCTAAAGGGCAACCGGGCCTCTACTTCATTGGTGAGGTGTTAGATGTCTCGGGTCATCTCGGCGGCTTTAATTTTCAGTGGGCGTGGTCGTCGGGTTTCGCCGCAGGGCAGTACGTTTAA
- a CDS encoding HAD family hydrolase, which yields MLKALLLDLDETLCDTTGANRQALAAMAERACDQFVSLDAALFSQRYLSGIYRDFDAAQSVRYLPVVDEAAFRVRLIRDLLDEQGGACAEAEAEGLQRCFDEARQACFNFFPGIKAKLIEWRQRYTLVVITNGPEFSQLAKVAAVSLGDYVDHIIIGGQEPEQKPAPSIFAKALRLANCSADEAIHIGDSLAADIQGANDSGIRSLWVSHGTGNDSGVMPSDVVASPAELIAFVDALAEQ from the coding sequence ATGTTGAAAGCCCTGTTACTCGACCTCGATGAGACACTTTGCGATACCACAGGAGCCAATCGTCAGGCGTTGGCGGCGATGGCCGAGCGTGCTTGTGATCAGTTCGTCTCGCTCGACGCTGCACTTTTCTCGCAGCGCTATCTCAGCGGCATCTACCGTGACTTCGACGCGGCGCAGAGCGTCCGTTATCTGCCGGTGGTGGATGAGGCGGCGTTCCGCGTGCGCTTGATCCGCGACCTGTTGGACGAGCAGGGGGGGGCTTGTGCGGAGGCAGAGGCAGAGGGGCTGCAGCGTTGTTTTGATGAGGCGCGCCAGGCGTGTTTCAACTTTTTCCCGGGTATCAAGGCGAAATTGATTGAGTGGCGTCAGCGTTACACGTTAGTGGTGATCACCAACGGCCCCGAGTTCTCCCAGCTCGCCAAGGTGGCGGCGGTGAGTCTCGGCGACTATGTCGACCATATCATCATCGGAGGCCAGGAGCCGGAGCAGAAGCCGGCGCCGAGCATTTTCGCCAAGGCGCTGCGTCTGGCCAACTGCTCGGCTGACGAGGCGATACATATCGGCGACTCGTTGGCGGCGGACATCCAGGGGGCCAACGACAGCGGTATTCGCTCGTTGTGGGTCAGTCACGGTACCGGCAACGATAGCGGTGTGATGCCAAGCGATGTGGTGGCGTCGCCAGCGGAGCTGATCGCCTTTGTCGATGCCTTGGCCGAGCAGTAG
- a CDS encoding phytanoyl-CoA dioxygenase family protein → MNRMNQDYEEHGYFVQRNFFSEDELRPLKRLLTNFHHAWQQQHASDYAERAVNSAYITGREHLNEQQRLQLFHFIASTKLMRIVNDVLAEGATFMNSQLFFDPANPAQKNYWHRDPQYHLSIDEQKTALSGPEVVHLRIPLVDEPGIELIPGSHRRWDSNEELAVRLQHGQRKNYQALDSGVTVELAAGDLLVFSANMIHRGLYGMDRLSFDILFCDPEPDLLTFIADDCLPEPNILEQLEDASAFEKTLAIKAKLSQQIDNIHLEVSKS, encoded by the coding sequence ATGAACAGGATGAATCAAGACTATGAAGAACACGGCTACTTCGTGCAGAGAAATTTTTTTAGCGAAGATGAACTGCGACCACTAAAACGGCTGCTGACAAATTTTCATCATGCATGGCAACAGCAGCACGCCAGCGACTATGCCGAACGGGCGGTCAACTCAGCCTATATTACCGGTCGCGAGCACCTAAACGAGCAGCAACGGCTGCAGTTATTTCATTTTATAGCCTCCACAAAACTAATGCGCATCGTCAACGATGTCCTTGCCGAAGGCGCCACCTTCATGAACAGCCAGCTGTTCTTTGACCCTGCCAACCCAGCACAAAAAAACTATTGGCACAGGGACCCGCAATACCATCTCTCCATCGACGAGCAAAAAACGGCACTGTCAGGCCCCGAAGTGGTTCACCTGCGCATCCCCCTCGTCGACGAACCCGGCATTGAGCTCATCCCCGGCAGCCACCGACGCTGGGACAGTAACGAGGAGCTCGCCGTTCGGCTACAACACGGCCAACGAAAGAACTATCAAGCACTCGATTCTGGCGTCACTGTCGAACTCGCCGCCGGCGACCTACTGGTCTTTTCCGCCAACATGATTCATCGCGGCCTATACGGCATGGATCGCCTGTCATTCGATATTCTATTCTGTGATCCGGAACCTGATCTACTCACCTTCATCGCCGATGATTGCCTACCCGAGCCAAACATACTTGAGCAGCTCGAAGACGCCAGTGCCTTCGAGAAAACGCTAGCGATCAAGGCAAAGCTCTCTCAACAGATCGACAACATTCACCTCGAGGTTAGCAAGTCATGA
- the norR gene encoding nitric oxide reductase transcriptional regulator NorR, giving the protein MTLRPQRGSFDSMISDHYIDIVEDLAHPLSGAERYERLLTAIRQSIPCDAIALLQLHDDYLRPVAFFGLNPETAGRRFVLSQHPRLAHILTSRSIVRFESDSDMPDPYDGLVQTVDGELHVHDCMGVSIYIDEQPWGVITLDAMRPGQFDDVPPQAQLSAITLTRAVITVAQHIQKLEQRLVHGSEVTAGLSRDVVKNEIIGSSTAMKQLLEEIDTVAKTPLTVLIQGETGVGKEIIAQHLHLRSDRAEQAMVQINCAALPETLAEAELFGHTKGAFTGATEARSGRFELADGGTLLLDEVGEIPLALQAKLLRALQEGEIQRVGSDDIIKVDVRILAATNRDLKAEVKAGRFRADLYHRLSVFPITIPTLQQRGNDVLLLAENFLERDQFRLNIKKLILSHEAKQALLNYDWPGNVRELEHLLSRAALKAKIHQHDSDIIHIDTDNLGLDHALPTAITTVDEKVKQTPKGLSLKLSIDGFQRQLIIEALAKNHGNVSAAARQLSVHRSNLLRLMKRLGIHQAEPKTTVYRA; this is encoded by the coding sequence TTGACTCTACGACCGCAGCGCGGTAGTTTTGACAGCATGATAAGCGACCACTATATCGACATCGTCGAAGACCTAGCACACCCCCTCTCCGGCGCCGAGCGCTACGAGCGACTGCTGACAGCCATCCGTCAGTCCATTCCCTGTGACGCCATCGCGCTGCTGCAGCTGCATGACGACTACCTCCGCCCGGTGGCCTTTTTTGGCCTGAACCCAGAAACTGCAGGTCGACGCTTTGTTTTAAGCCAACACCCGCGGCTCGCCCATATCCTCACTAGCCGCAGCATCGTCCGCTTCGAGAGTGACTCCGATATGCCGGACCCCTATGACGGCCTGGTACAAACCGTCGACGGCGAGCTGCACGTCCACGATTGCATGGGGGTCTCCATCTACATCGATGAGCAACCCTGGGGCGTCATCACCCTCGACGCGATGCGACCCGGACAGTTTGACGACGTCCCCCCTCAGGCACAGCTGTCCGCCATCACACTGACCCGCGCCGTTATCACCGTCGCACAACACATCCAAAAACTAGAGCAGCGCCTAGTACACGGCAGCGAAGTGACAGCCGGACTCAGTCGTGACGTGGTGAAAAACGAAATCATTGGCAGCAGCACGGCCATGAAACAGTTGTTAGAAGAGATAGATACCGTTGCTAAGACGCCGCTGACAGTACTTATCCAGGGCGAAACCGGCGTCGGCAAGGAGATCATCGCCCAACATCTCCACCTCCGCTCGGATCGTGCCGAGCAGGCAATGGTACAGATCAACTGTGCCGCCCTGCCCGAAACCCTCGCCGAGGCCGAGCTGTTTGGCCACACCAAGGGCGCCTTCACTGGCGCCACCGAGGCGCGCAGCGGCCGCTTTGAGCTGGCCGATGGCGGCACCCTGTTATTGGATGAGGTTGGTGAAATCCCCCTAGCATTACAAGCAAAACTACTTCGCGCCCTGCAAGAAGGCGAGATTCAGCGTGTCGGTAGCGATGACATCATCAAGGTCGACGTGCGGATTCTCGCGGCGACAAATCGCGACCTTAAAGCAGAGGTGAAAGCGGGCCGCTTCCGCGCCGACCTTTATCATCGGCTGAGTGTTTTCCCAATCACCATTCCGACACTGCAGCAGCGCGGTAACGACGTCCTGCTGCTCGCAGAGAATTTCTTAGAGCGCGATCAGTTTCGTCTCAATATAAAAAAGCTCATCCTCAGCCACGAAGCCAAACAGGCATTGCTTAACTACGATTGGCCGGGTAACGTGCGCGAGCTCGAACACCTGTTAAGCCGAGCGGCGCTCAAGGCTAAAATCCATCAACACGATAGCGACATCATCCACATCGACACCGACAACCTAGGCTTAGATCATGCACTACCGACAGCAATCACAACGGTTGATGAGAAGGTAAAACAAACGCCGAAGGGCCTCTCCTTAAAACTCTCTATCGACGGTTTTCAGCGCCAACTGATCATCGAGGCGCTAGCCAAAAATCATGGCAACGTCTCTGCAGCCGCCAGGCAGCTCTCCGTGCATCGCAGTAATTTATTGCGACTGATGAAAAGACTCGGCATCCACCAAGCAGAGCCTAAAACAACCGTCTACCGAGCGTAG
- a CDS encoding ATP phosphoribosyltransferase regulatory subunit — MKYKIDSQVRGVRIISGDEAKERRSVLNQLINLAEAAGCQEIILPSLEPAKIYADKAGTEVLDQMYVLKDKKSRELCLRPEGTATVQLLADKHLSRNKDVKFWYFERCWRYEKPQEGRYREFFQFGVEVINPSSDKVKEELIALAEAMVRVKTSEFDTVASVKRGLQYYTEDGFEISANKLGSQKQIVGGGAYRQGIGFGIGFDRLMLC; from the coding sequence ATGAAATACAAAATCGATTCTCAGGTCCGTGGCGTCAGAATAATCAGCGGTGACGAGGCTAAAGAGCGACGAAGCGTGCTCAATCAATTGATCAATCTTGCAGAGGCCGCCGGCTGCCAGGAAATCATTCTGCCCAGCCTAGAGCCCGCAAAAATCTATGCCGACAAAGCTGGCACAGAAGTGCTCGATCAGATGTATGTACTAAAAGACAAAAAGTCCCGCGAGTTGTGCTTACGACCTGAGGGCACGGCGACGGTGCAGCTGTTAGCTGATAAACACCTTAGCCGCAACAAGGATGTTAAGTTTTGGTATTTTGAGCGCTGTTGGCGCTACGAGAAACCCCAGGAAGGACGCTATCGTGAGTTTTTTCAATTCGGTGTCGAGGTGATTAATCCATCATCTGACAAGGTTAAAGAAGAGCTGATTGCTCTAGCCGAAGCGATGGTGCGAGTAAAAACCAGCGAGTTCGACACCGTCGCTTCGGTCAAACGCGGACTGCAGTACTATACCGAGGATGGCTTTGAAATATCGGCGAATAAACTGGGTAGCCAGAAGCAAATTGTCGGCGGCGGCGCCTATCGCCAGGGTATCGGCTTCGGCATTGGCTTCGATCGTTTAATGCTCTGCTAG
- a CDS encoding acyltransferase family protein has product MQIENTHTVNGANPVDIDNLQRRYDIDWIRTLAVGLLIIYHITVSFLPWAKQFNFMQNDQPLMELWTFMSLINLWRIPIIFMVAGMGLYFSMQRRNYRQLMQERSRFILLPLVFGSLFIVPLLPFMLSNFYQQAFSYRPAMGHLWFLGNIYAYVLLLLPLFIYLNNRPDNLLFRAFNKLLQHPAGLYLLALPMMLEAWLINPELFFIYYKNLHGFWLGIICFSLGFLFVSLKGTFWSAVQRSRHCSLTLALLCFFNRLIIFQFEAVPNPLLAFESLCWMLAIFGYACRHLNRTSSTLSYFSQAVFPVYIIHMPVQYAVSYYLLPLSLNPWLKLMVLITATFIICLSCYEYIIRRTGWLRPLFGMKHLNITSNSRS; this is encoded by the coding sequence ATGCAGATAGAAAACACCCACACCGTCAATGGGGCCAATCCCGTCGACATCGACAACCTTCAGCGCCGTTACGATATTGACTGGATTAGAACCTTAGCCGTAGGACTGCTGATTATCTACCATATCACCGTCAGCTTCCTACCCTGGGCAAAGCAGTTTAATTTCATGCAAAACGATCAACCTTTGATGGAGCTCTGGACTTTTATGTCTTTAATTAACCTGTGGCGCATACCGATTATCTTCATGGTGGCAGGCATGGGGCTGTACTTCTCGATGCAGCGACGCAACTACCGTCAACTGATGCAAGAGAGAAGCAGGTTTATCCTGCTGCCGCTGGTTTTCGGCAGCCTATTTATCGTTCCACTGTTGCCTTTTATGCTGAGTAATTTTTATCAGCAGGCGTTTTCATATCGACCTGCCATGGGCCACCTGTGGTTTCTCGGCAATATCTACGCTTACGTATTACTGCTGCTGCCGTTATTTATTTATCTCAATAACCGCCCCGACAACCTGCTGTTTCGCGCATTCAACAAGCTTCTGCAGCACCCTGCAGGCCTCTACTTACTCGCCCTGCCGATGATGCTCGAAGCCTGGCTCATCAACCCGGAACTTTTCTTTATCTATTATAAAAACCTACATGGATTTTGGCTCGGCATTATCTGCTTCAGTCTCGGCTTCCTCTTTGTCTCGCTAAAGGGGACATTCTGGTCCGCAGTACAACGCAGCCGTCATTGCTCGCTCACCCTTGCCCTACTCTGTTTCTTTAACCGCCTCATCATCTTTCAGTTCGAAGCTGTACCTAATCCACTGCTGGCCTTTGAGTCACTGTGTTGGATGCTCGCCATCTTCGGCTATGCTTGCCGCCACTTAAATCGAACATCATCGACGCTCAGCTATTTTAGTCAGGCGGTTTTTCCCGTTTATATAATTCACATGCCGGTACAGTATGCCGTGTCATATTACCTACTACCGCTCAGCTTAAATCCGTGGTTAAAGTTAATGGTATTAATAACTGCCACCTTTATTATTTGCCTGAGCTGTTATGAATATATTATTAGGCGCACAGGCTGGCTAAGGCCGCTGTTCGGCATGAAACACCTCAATATAACCTCTAATTCGAGATCATAA
- a CDS encoding aldo/keto reductase: protein MKDAVLNTGARMPMIGLGTWKSDLSTMVKVVDSAISSGYRHIDCAAVYGNECQVGQALQHSLSHSAVERQDLWITSKLWNDNQKAEHVRPACLSTLADLQLDYLDLYVIHWPIAFRHGVRSPASREDFVPRNELALKETWLAMEALQKEGLVKNIGVSNFNISHLKEIMSVASVVPSVNQVESHPYLQQRELLGFCQQQGIHMTAYSPLGSSGRSAELRSADERMILEDATIQRIAARRGASSAQVLLAWQIQRGVSVIPKSSSPTRLAENLAAALLELTEQDNSEIAAINIVQRYFSLSSWFGAESPYSLSDVWG, encoded by the coding sequence ATGAAAGATGCTGTGCTAAATACGGGGGCAAGGATGCCGATGATTGGCCTGGGGACCTGGAAGTCGGACTTGTCGACGATGGTAAAGGTCGTTGATAGTGCAATTAGTAGTGGTTATCGTCACATAGACTGTGCAGCAGTCTATGGCAATGAATGCCAGGTAGGGCAGGCATTGCAGCATAGCTTGAGTCATTCGGCTGTTGAACGGCAGGACCTGTGGATTACTTCTAAGCTGTGGAATGACAATCAAAAAGCAGAGCATGTTCGACCTGCCTGCCTTTCCACATTGGCGGATCTACAGCTAGATTACCTGGATTTATATGTGATTCACTGGCCAATAGCGTTTCGGCACGGCGTGCGATCTCCTGCAAGCCGAGAAGATTTTGTACCTCGCAATGAGTTGGCATTAAAAGAGACTTGGCTGGCTATGGAGGCCTTGCAAAAGGAGGGGTTGGTAAAGAATATCGGTGTTTCAAACTTCAATATCAGCCATCTAAAAGAAATTATGTCGGTAGCTAGCGTCGTGCCATCGGTTAATCAGGTGGAGTCCCACCCTTATTTGCAGCAGCGAGAGTTATTGGGTTTCTGCCAGCAGCAGGGCATCCATATGACGGCTTACTCGCCCTTGGGCTCATCGGGTCGGTCTGCAGAACTGCGTTCGGCTGATGAACGGATGATATTAGAGGATGCAACAATACAGCGAATTGCTGCACGAAGAGGGGCTAGTTCTGCGCAAGTGTTATTAGCCTGGCAAATACAGCGCGGTGTCTCGGTGATACCTAAGTCATCCTCACCGACTCGGTTAGCAGAAAACCTAGCGGCAGCGCTACTTGAGTTAACAGAGCAAGATAATAGTGAGATTGCGGCAATAAATATCGTGCAGCGATATTTTAGTCTAAGTAGCTGGTTTGGGGCTGAGAGCCCGTATAGTCTCAGTGATGTGTGGGGTTGA
- a CDS encoding BlaI/MecI/CopY family transcriptional regulator → MQLHQLPDLSRAEHDIFQVLWQHGQQSIREVHDQLDNDWAYSTTKTVMDRLTKKGLLSRDNFHGVFLYRAMIDRPTGLAKRVRYFAERVLKLDHTTVIALLAQRGELSSEEINKLRRLIELDIQHDNAQ, encoded by the coding sequence ATGCAGTTACATCAACTACCGGATCTTTCTCGCGCCGAGCACGACATTTTTCAGGTGCTGTGGCAGCACGGTCAGCAGAGTATTCGCGAGGTGCACGATCAACTCGACAATGACTGGGCCTACTCCACCACCAAGACGGTGATGGATAGATTAACTAAAAAGGGGTTGCTGAGCCGAGATAACTTCCACGGCGTCTTCCTCTACCGCGCAATGATTGATCGCCCGACCGGCCTAGCCAAGCGAGTCCGTTACTTTGCCGAGCGCGTGCTCAAGCTCGACCACACCACCGTCATCGCGCTGTTGGCGCAGCGCGGCGAACTGTCTAGCGAAGAGATCAACAAGCTGCGTCGACTGATCGAGCTCGATATTCAACACGATAACGCGCAGTAG
- a CDS encoding Fis family transcriptional regulator — MRKRDKKTEKTIRETLTIVCEIALQQFSGFSWLTHTVNYQNFPDSLQVTCVYQDQEQLIEAIENDDVNQFRLLIKQQLYDAGINLNNIKRQINFDTEGDT; from the coding sequence ATGAGGAAGCGCGACAAAAAAACTGAAAAGACTATTCGTGAAACACTCACTATAGTCTGTGAAATCGCACTGCAGCAATTTAGTGGCTTCAGCTGGCTCACCCACACCGTCAACTATCAAAATTTCCCCGACTCGCTGCAGGTCACCTGTGTTTATCAGGACCAAGAACAGCTAATAGAAGCCATAGAAAATGATGATGTAAACCAGTTTCGCTTGCTCATCAAACAACAATTATACGATGCGGGCATCAACCTCAACAACATCAAACGACAGATCAACTTTGACACCGAGGGTGACACCTAG
- a CDS encoding glycine zipper 2TM domain-containing protein, with product MNISAPQKLCLTGIILVSASLGLTGCNDEASKAKFAEVTGVEAVTETVKTPHEVCKDVAVTEHAAVKDTHQIAGTAIGAAVGGLIGHQVGGGHGKDAATAVGAIAGGYAGNKTQKNMQDKDTTTTYKKQCTTVNEEHEETVGYDVSYTIGDETGVVRMKQKPQVSRLPVENGKVVLAE from the coding sequence ATGAATATTTCAGCTCCCCAAAAACTCTGCCTTACCGGCATCATCCTTGTAAGCGCTAGCCTTGGCTTAACTGGTTGTAATGACGAGGCTTCTAAAGCGAAGTTTGCTGAAGTGACCGGTGTAGAAGCTGTCACCGAGACCGTGAAGACCCCCCATGAAGTCTGTAAAGATGTTGCTGTCACCGAGCACGCAGCGGTTAAAGACACTCATCAAATTGCCGGTACCGCCATCGGTGCCGCCGTCGGTGGTTTAATCGGTCACCAAGTGGGCGGTGGCCATGGTAAGGATGCAGCGACGGCTGTCGGTGCGATTGCCGGTGGCTATGCGGGCAATAAGACGCAGAAAAACATGCAGGACAAAGACACCACCACGACCTACAAAAAGCAGTGTACAACGGTTAACGAAGAGCATGAAGAAACGGTCGGTTACGACGTCTCTTATACCATTGGTGATGAGACTGGCGTTGTCCGCATGAAGCAGAAGCCACAGGTGAGCCGCCTGCCCGTTGAAAACGGTAAGGTTGTGTTAGCAGAATAA
- a CDS encoding NAD(P)/FAD-dependent oxidoreductase, translated as MIRLTQIKLPLDHDEMAIESKVLKTLKIAKGDLLNVSVFKRGYDARKKTNISLIYTLDVDTRCNEQLLERFAKDNNVRATPDMSYKFVGHATEVPAKRPIVIGTGPCGMFVGLILAQMGLAPIILERGKAVRERTKDTWGLWRKRELNSESNVQFGEGGAGTFSDGKLYSQIKDSNHHGRKVLHEFVNFGAPEEILYVSKPHIGTFKLVKMVENMRHKITELGGEVRFSQRVDEVLIDDGQVQGVVLQDGSRLESEHVVFAIGHSARDTFTMLRDKGVYIEAKPFSIGFRVEHPQSMIDDCRFGPNAGNEILGAADYKLVHHCQNGRSVYSFCMCPGGTVVAATSEEGQVVTNGMSQYSRNERNANAAIVVGIEPSDFPSGDVLAGIDLQRELEQRAYQLGGGDYTAPAQLVGDFLAGTPSREFGEVQPSYKPGIKLTDLEPSLPEYAIEALREAIPAFDKKIKGYARYDAILTGVETRTSSPVRLKRDESYQSINTRGLFPAGEGAGYAGGILSAAVDGLKVGEAVARSMLGIAIEDSQ; from the coding sequence ATGATTCGGTTAACACAAATTAAGCTGCCACTCGACCATGATGAGATGGCTATCGAGTCTAAGGTACTGAAGACGTTGAAGATTGCCAAAGGTGATCTACTCAATGTGAGTGTCTTTAAGCGCGGCTACGACGCCCGAAAGAAAACCAATATCTCCCTGATTTACACGCTCGATGTTGACACCCGCTGCAACGAGCAGTTGCTGGAGCGTTTCGCCAAGGATAATAACGTCCGCGCCACGCCGGACATGAGCTATAAGTTCGTCGGTCACGCGACCGAGGTGCCCGCGAAGCGGCCGATTGTCATCGGCACCGGTCCCTGCGGCATGTTTGTAGGGCTTATTCTGGCGCAGATGGGCTTGGCGCCGATCATCCTTGAGCGCGGTAAGGCCGTGCGCGAACGCACTAAAGACACCTGGGGCTTGTGGCGTAAGCGTGAACTCAATAGCGAATCGAATGTACAGTTTGGCGAGGGCGGCGCAGGCACCTTCTCCGACGGCAAGCTCTACAGCCAGATCAAGGACAGCAACCACCACGGCCGTAAGGTGTTACATGAGTTTGTTAATTTCGGCGCCCCGGAGGAGATCCTCTATGTCTCCAAGCCCCATATCGGCACCTTTAAGCTGGTGAAGATGGTGGAGAACATGCGCCATAAAATTACCGAACTGGGGGGCGAGGTGCGCTTTAGTCAGCGCGTCGACGAGGTATTGATCGACGATGGTCAGGTGCAGGGTGTGGTGCTACAGGATGGTAGCCGGCTGGAGAGCGAGCATGTGGTGTTTGCCATCGGCCACAGTGCCCGCGATACTTTTACGATGTTGCGTGACAAGGGCGTCTATATCGAGGCCAAGCCGTTCTCGATCGGTTTCCGCGTCGAACACCCACAGTCGATGATCGACGACTGTCGTTTTGGTCCTAATGCTGGCAACGAGATTCTCGGCGCCGCCGATTATAAGCTGGTACATCACTGTCAGAATGGTCGCTCCGTCTATAGCTTTTGTATGTGCCCCGGCGGCACGGTGGTCGCGGCAACCTCGGAAGAGGGGCAGGTCGTGACCAACGGTATGAGTCAGTACTCGCGTAATGAACGCAATGCGAATGCAGCGATCGTCGTGGGTATCGAGCCGTCGGACTTCCCCTCGGGCGATGTCCTGGCGGGCATAGATCTGCAGCGCGAGCTCGAACAGCGTGCCTATCAGCTAGGGGGGGGCGATTACACGGCACCGGCGCAGCTGGTGGGTGATTTTCTTGCAGGCACCCCCTCTCGTGAGTTTGGAGAGGTACAGCCGTCCTATAAGCCGGGCATTAAGTTGACCGATCTTGAGCCCTCGCTGCCGGAGTATGCGATTGAGGCATTACGTGAGGCGATTCCCGCCTTCGATAAGAAGATCAAGGGTTATGCTCGTTACGATGCGATACTCACCGGCGTTGAGACGCGCACCTCGTCACCGGTCCGGCTCAAGCGCGACGAGAGTTACCAGAGCATCAATACCCGCGGCTTGTTCCCAGCCGGTGAGGGGGCAGGCTATGCCGGCGGTATCTTGTCGGCTGCCGTCGACGGTTTGAAAGTGGGGGAAGCCGTCGCGAGGAGTATGCTGGGTATTGCGATAGAGGATAGTCAATAA